A segment of the Syntrophorhabdaceae bacterium genome:
ACATGTTATACTTCAGTATCGTGAAAAATGCCTTGATCCCGTCGCGCCAGGTGATCTTTTTCCCTTCTTCATAGCTCCTGCCGTAATAGGAGATGGGGATCTCGTAGACCTTGAAACGTCCTTTCGCTATCTTCGCGGTGATCTCCGGCTCAAACCCGAACCTGTTCGACTCTATCGTAATGTCCTTCAGGACCTCTCTTTTAAAGACCTTGTACCCGGTCTCCATATCGGTAAGGTTCAGATTGGTAAACATATTGGACAGCAGCGTCACTGCCATGTTCCCTATATAGTGCCAGAAATAGAGCACCCTGTGAGGCCCACCGAGAAATCTCGACCCGTAGACGACATCGGCCTTTCCTTCAAGGATGGGCTCAAGCAGTTTCGGGTAGTCACGGGGGTCGTACTCGAGGTCCGCGTCCTGTATGATGACAATATCGCCCTTCGCACGCGCGAAACCGGCCCGCAGGGCGGCGCCCTTGCCCTGGTTCACCTCCTGCAGGACAACCGTGATGTTGGGTTCTTTCAAATTTTTGAGGATATCCCTGGTGCCGTCAACAGACCCGTCATCGACAATGATGATCTCCTTCTCATATGGGGTCTCCTGCACCCTTCTGATCACGTCCCCAATGAAGTCGACCTCGTTATAAGCAGGTATGATTATGGATAAGAGGAGTTTGCGTTCCATGCTCGTTTTTCAATTATACTCACCTGTGCCCTCAATGCAAGGAAATTGTAATAAAGACAGCTCACAGCTGATAGCTCATAGCTCACAGCGATACACCCGTAAGTCGTGAGTCGTAAAGGATAAAGAGAAATTTGTTCTATGTTCAACGTTCAACGTTAAAACTAAACAGACTAGACAAGGTCTTTGATCGCTGATAGCTGACCCCGGCATTTATTCATAAAATTATTTGAAAAGACACGGGTAAGTGTGTCATAGTGGTATATATGGAAATACCTTATCTCGAATATTTTGGTTTCTCCGAAAAACCGTTCGGGATGTCTCCTGACCCTGCCTTCTATTACGAATCGACAGAACACAAAAAGGCCGTCGACTACCTGACCTTTTTCCTCTCGCAGAAAGAGGGGTTTGCATTGATATACGGCGACGTGGGTTCAGGCAAAACAACGGTCTCGCGTATCTTCATCAATTCCCTCTCCCACGAATCTTACAACACGGCC
Coding sequences within it:
- a CDS encoding glycosyltransferase family 2 protein translates to MERKLLLSIIIPAYNEVDFIGDVIRRVQETPYEKEIIIVDDGSVDGTRDILKNLKEPNITVVLQEVNQGKGAALRAGFARAKGDIVIIQDADLEYDPRDYPKLLEPILEGKADVVYGSRFLGGPHRVLYFWHYIGNMAVTLLSNMFTNLNLTDMETGYKVFKREVLKDITIESNRFGFEPEITAKIAKGRFKVYEIPISYYGRSYEEGKKITWRDGIKAFFTILKYNMFR